In one Nicotiana sylvestris chromosome 8, ASM39365v2, whole genome shotgun sequence genomic region, the following are encoded:
- the LOC104239486 gene encoding uncharacterized protein, translating to MTMDLYQMGRCLSSKKVGKKGGSKGIMLSHDEFKQACMYVLQNCEEVLPFMEEYQGEIERQGSISDGLHNSGFVDWFRARVFVLAAQGRANEELINLVVGRAPMVNRYSRFVVNGFRFHTRDLEMRRKTQNSGVLVRGDDSDSNKEYYSVLEYIYELSYIGNRKVYLFKCHWWDVACLGRGYKIDKYGFTSVNTHCALNTNEPFVLASQSEQVFYLDDMVDKDWLVVVKTNPRNLFNMPENDDCVEVDEEALLNEEAYQ from the exons ATGACGATGGATCTATATCAAATGGGGAGATGTCTATCTTCAAAAAAAGTGGGAAAAAAAGGTGGTTCAAAAGGCATCATGCTCTCTCACGATGAGTTCAAACAAGCATGTATGTATGTGCTTCAAAATTGTGAAGAGGTTCTGCCATTCATGGA GGAATACCAAGGAGAGATTGAAAGACAAGGTTCAATAAGTGATGGGTTGCATAACAGTGGGTTTGTTGATTGGTTTCGTGCACGT GTCTTTGTACTAGCTGCACAAGGGCGCGCAAACGAGGAGCTCATAAACTTAGTTGTTGGTCGTGCACCAATGGTGAATCGATATTCCAGATTTGTGGTGAATGGATTCAGATTCCATACAAGAGATCTTGAGATGAGAAGAAAAACACAAAATAGTGGAGTCCTTGTGAGAGGAGATGATTCAGACTCTAATAAGGAGTATTACAGTGTATTAGAGTACATTTACGAGTTGTCCTATATAGGAAATAGGAAAGTTTACTTATTCAAGTGTCACTGGTGGGACGTGGCTTGCTTGGGAAGGGGATATAAGATTGATAAATATGGCTTCACAAGTGTGAATACTCATTGTGCCTTGAACACAAATGAGCCATTTGTGTTGGCATCTCAGTCTGAACAAGTCTTTTACTTGGACGACATGGTTGATAAAGATTGGCTTGTAGTTGTAAAGACAAATCCTCGCAACCTTTTCAATATGCCCGAAAATGATGATTGTGTAGAAGTTGACGAGGAAGCATTGCTGAATGAAGAAGCTTATCAATAA
- the LOC104239165 gene encoding cellulose synthase-like protein D3: MSSRSFKASDSQQGKPPGVTFARRTSSGRYVNLSRESLDSEISGIEFANYTVHIPPTPDNQPMDPSISQRVEEQYVSNSLFTGGYNSVTRAHLMDKVIESETNHPQMAGAKGSSCAIPGCDGKVMSDERGEDILPCECDFKICRDCYIDAVKTGDGMCPGCKEAYKNTDLAENAVDPSGRPQSLPSNVGMSKMERRLSLMRSGNKSAIIRSHSGLMRSQAGDFDHNKWLFETKGTYGYGNAIWPKDEGFGNDKEDRVGEPSELLNKPWRPLTRKLKIPAVVLSPYRLLILIRVVVLGLFLQWRVTHPNNDAIWLWYMSIICEIWFAISWLLDQLPKLCPVNRATDLNVLKEKFETPTPTNPTGKSDLPGIDIFVSTADPEKEPPLVTANTILSILAADYPVEKLSCYISDDGGALLTFEAMAEAASFANIWVPFCRKHDIEPRNPETYFSLKKDPYKNKVRQDFVKDRRRVKREYDEFKVRINSLPDSIRRRSDAYNAREEIKAMRLQREAAGDELLEPIKITKATWMADGTHWPGTWMVSAPEHSRGDHAGIIQVMLKPPSDEPLHGTSVDDGLIDLTEVDIRLPLLVYVSREKRPGYDHNKKAGAMNALVRASAIMSNGPFILNLDCDHYIYNSQAMREGMCFMMDRGGDRICYVQFPQRFEGIDPSDRYANHNTVFFDVNMRALDGLQGPMYVGTGCLFRRTALYGFDPPRTKEYHPGCCSCCFGRRKNNATVSSVSDDNRALRMGDFDDEEMNLALFPKRFGNSSFLIDSIPVAEFQGRPLADHPAVKNGRPPGALTIPRELLDASTVAEAISVISCWYEDKTEWGNRVGWIYGSVTEDVVTGYRMHNRGWRSIYCVTKRDAFRGTAPINLTDRLHQVLRWATGSVEIFFSRNNAFLASPKMKILQRIAYLNCGIYPFTSIFLIVYCFLPALSLFSGQFIVQTLNVTFLTYLLVITLTLCALAVLEIKWSGIALEEWWRNEQFWLIGGTSAHLAAVLQGLLKVIAGIEISFTLTSKSSADDDDEFADLYIIKWTSLMVPPITIMITNLIAIAVGFSRTIYSTIPQWSRLLGGIFFSFWVLAHLYPFAKGLMGRRGRTPTIVFVWSGLIAITISLLWVAINPPAGSTEIGGSFQFP, translated from the exons ATGTCTTCAAGATCCTTCAAAGCCTCAGATTCCCAACAGGGTAAGCCTCCTGGTGTTACCTTTGCAAGGAGGACCTCATCGGGTCGGTATGTGAACTTATCAAGGGAATCTCTGGATAGCGAAATTAGTGGCATTGAATTTGCAAACTACACAGTGCATATCCCTCCAACCCCTGATAATCAACCTATGGATCCTTCAATTTCACAGAGGGTTGAAGAGCAGTATGTATCAAATTCCTTGTTTACCGGAGGTTATAATAGTGTGACTCGTGCTCACTTGATGGATAAGGTGATTGAGTCAGAAACTAACCATCCTCAGATGGCTGGTGCTAAAGGTTCTTCTTGTGCTATACCTGGTTGTGATGGGAAAGTCATGAGTGATGAGAGGGGTGAAGATATTCTTCCTTGTGAGTGTGATTTTAAAATTTGCCGGGATTGTTACATTGATGCTGTCAAAACTGGTGATGGCATGTGTCCTGGTTGTAAAGAGGCTTACAAGAACACCGATTTGGCTGAGAATGCTGTGGATCCTTCTGGACGACCTCAGTCTTTACCTTCAAATGTTGGGATGTCTAAAATGGAGCGGAGGTTGTCGTTGATGCGATCAGGTAATAAGTCAGCGATAATAAGAAGCCACTCAGGGTTGATGAGGAGTCAAGCAGGGGATTTTGATCATAATAAATGGTTATTCGAGACAAAAGGGACGTATGGATATGGAAATGCTATATGGCCAAAGGATGAGGGATTCGGAAATGACAAAGAAGATCGTGTTGGTGAGCCTTCTGAACTTCTGAACAAGCCTTGGAGGCCGCTTACACGTAAACTGAAAATACCGGCTGTAGTTCTTAGCCCATACCG GCTCTTGATTCTTATTCGCGTTGTTGTTCTTGGATTATTTCTTCAATGGAGGGTCACCCATCCAAACAATGATGCTATATGGTTATGGTATATGTCCATAATCTGTGAGATTTGGTTTGCAATCTCTTGGCTACTTGACCAGCTTCCAAAGTTATGCCCCGTCAACCGTGCTACCGATCTTaatgttttgaaagaaaaatttgaaACACCAACTCCGACCAATCCCACAGGAAAATCTGATCTTCCAGGTATAGACATATTTGTCTCTACTGCAGATCCTGAGAAAGAGCCACCACTAGTCACTGCAAACACGATACTGTCTATCCTTGCTGCTGATTACCCTGTTGAAAAGCTTTCGTGCTATATTTCTGATGATGGAGGTGCTCTTCTGACATTTGAAGCAATGGCTGAAGCTGCAAGttttgccaacatttgggttCCATTTTGTCGTAAACATGATATTGAACCAAGGAACCCAGAAACCTACTTCAGCTTGAAGAAAGACCCTTACAAGAATAAAGTACGTCAAGATTTTGTGAAGGACCGCAGACGGGTGAAGCGTGAATATGATGAATTTAAGGTTCGAATCAATAGCCTCCCTGATTCAATTCGTCGGCGTTCTGATGCCTATAATGCTCGAGAAGAAATCAAGGCCATGAGGCTTCAGAGAGAGGCAGCTGGGGATGAGCTTTTGGAACCCATCAAGATAACAAAGGCCACTTGGATGGCAGATGGGACCCACTGGCCTGGCACTTGGATGGTTTCTGCTCCTGAGCACTCTAGGGGTGATCATGCAGGAATCATACAG GTTATGTTAAAACCTCCAAGTGATGAACCCTTACATGGAACCTCTGTTGATGATGGTCTAATTGATTTAACAGAAGTTGATATTCGGCTTCCCTTGCTGGTATATGTCTCTCGTGAGAAGCGTCCTGGCTATGATCATAACAAGAAGGCTGGAGCCATGAATGCCTTGGTTCGAGCTTCAGCCATCATGTCTAATGGCCCCTTTATTCTCAATCTTGATTGTGATCACTACATCTACAACTCGCAGGCAATGAGGGAGGGAATGTGTTTTATGATGGACCGAGGTGGGGATCGAATCTGTTATGTTCAGTTTCCTCAACGTTTTGAGGGAATTGATCCTTCCGACCGTTATGCAAATCACAATACTGTTTTCTTTGATGTCAATATGCGTGCCCTTGATGGACTTCAAGGTCCAATGTATGTTGGGACCGGTTGCCTCTTCCGCAGGACTGCTCTTTATGGTTTTGACCCACCACGAACCAAGGAATACCACCCTGGTTGCTGCAGCTGTTGTTTTGGTCGGCGCAAGAATAATGCCACTGTGTCTTCTGTCTCTGATGACAACAGGGCACTTAGAATGGGGGATTTTGATGATGAGGAGATGAATCTTGCTTTGTTTCCTAAAAGGTTTGGTAATTCAAGTTTCCTCATTGATTCGATTCCGGTTGCCGAATTCCAAGGGAGACCACTTGCTGATCACCCCGCGGTAAAGAATGGACGACCACCTGGTGCTTTAACTATTCCACGGGAACTTCTTGATGCCTCCACTGTTGCTGAAGCGATCAGTGTCATTTCGTGTTGGTACGAAGACAAAACTGAATGGGGTAATAGAGTTGGATGGATTTATGGATCTGTTACTGAAGACGTGGTGACGGGGTATAGGATGCATAATAGGGGTTGGAGATCTATTTACTGTGTGACAAAGCGAGATGCATTCCGTGGCACTGCACCAATCAATCTGACCGACAGGCTTCACCAAGTGCTCCGATGGGCCACTGGTTCCGTTGAAATCTTCTTCTCTCGCAACAATGCTTTTTTGGCTAGCCCTAAGATGAAAATTTTGCAGCGGATTGCCTACCTCAACTGTGGCATCTACCCCTTCACCTCAATATTCCTAATTGTTTACTGCTTCCTCCCAGCACTTTCGCTTTTCTCTGGTCAGTTCATCGTCCAGACCCTGAATGTCACCTTCCTCACATATCTTCTCGTGATCACATTGACTCTTTGCGCGCTCGCGGTGCTTGAGATCAAGTGGTCTGGCATTGCTTTGGAAGAGTGGTGGCGTAATGAGCAATTTTGGTTGATTGGTGGCACAAGTGCCCATCTTGCTGCTGTGCTTCAGGGGCTTCTAAAAGTGATTGCTGGCATTGAGATTTCATTTACACTGACATCAAAATCTTCcgctgatgatgatgatgaatttGCTGACCTCTATATTATCAAATGGACTTCCCTGATGGTCCCACCTATTACGATCATGATTACTAACTTGATTGCAATAGCTGTTGGTTTTAGCCGGACAATATATAGCACGATACCACAATGGAGCCGTTTGCTAGGAGGGATTTTCTTCAGTTTCTGGGTGCTAGCTCATCTCTATCCTTTTGCTAAGGGATTGATGGGAAGGCGCGGAAGGACGCCAACTATTGTATTTGTCTGGTCAGGACTTATTGCCATCACTATTTCTCTCCTTTGGGTTGCAATCAACCCCCCTGCTGGTAGCACTGAAATTGGAGGGTCATTCCAGTTCCCTTGA
- the LOC104238951 gene encoding uncharacterized protein isoform X2: protein MLKPSPKFSPLSVSIGTRFFIVSLVTMWKLCNTCALMGCIRQFTGLLSCDHPINFVTCSVSLFGRRFSPNHLSARFLIGIYQEKEGTKSCNERERVNLYVKRELQQRKQSRHYKNC, encoded by the exons ATGTTAAAACCTTCCCCTAAATTCTCCCCGCTCTCTGTCTCTATTGGCACGCGCTTCTTCATCGTCTCTTTAGTTACTATGTGGAAGCTCTGCAACACCTGCGCTTTGATG GGTTGTATTAGACAGTTTACCGGACTGCTTAGCTGTGACCACCCAATAAATTTTGTAACATGCTCTGTTTCGCTTTTTGGTCGCCGCTTTTCTCCTAATCATCTCTCTGCCCGCTTTCTGATAG GGATATATCAGGAGAAGGAGGGGACAAAAAGCTGCAACGAAAGAGAAAGAGTGAACTTATATGTAAAAAGAGAGCTTCAACAAAGAAAACAATCCAGACACTATAAG AACTGCTGA
- the LOC104238951 gene encoding uncharacterized protein isoform X1 has protein sequence MLKPSPKFSPLSVSIGTRFFIVSLVTMWKLCNTCALMACGCIRQFTGLLSCDHPINFVTCSVSLFGRRFSPNHLSARFLIGIYQEKEGTKSCNERERVNLYVKRELQQRKQSRHYKNC, from the exons ATGTTAAAACCTTCCCCTAAATTCTCCCCGCTCTCTGTCTCTATTGGCACGCGCTTCTTCATCGTCTCTTTAGTTACTATGTGGAAGCTCTGCAACACCTGCGCTTTGATGGCATGT GGTTGTATTAGACAGTTTACCGGACTGCTTAGCTGTGACCACCCAATAAATTTTGTAACATGCTCTGTTTCGCTTTTTGGTCGCCGCTTTTCTCCTAATCATCTCTCTGCCCGCTTTCTGATAG GGATATATCAGGAGAAGGAGGGGACAAAAAGCTGCAACGAAAGAGAAAGAGTGAACTTATATGTAAAAAGAGAGCTTCAACAAAGAAAACAATCCAGACACTATAAG AACTGCTGA